Proteins encoded within one genomic window of Halorussus salilacus:
- a CDS encoding ABC transporter ATP-binding protein: MSEQVQQESVSVSTGETLVDVNDLKTYYDEGGIIDSNPVKAVDGVNFEIKRGETLGLVGESGCGKTTLGRTLIQLEDATSGEVLFDGTDVTELSGRDLKDWRRNSQMVFQDPDSSLNDRMTVGEIVREPLDVHDWNTPQERRDRVRELLDVVGLRPEHYYRYPHQFSGGQRQRIGIARALALEPEFVVLDEPVSALDVSVQAQILNLLEDLQDEFGLTYLFIAHDLSVVRHICDRVAVMYLGNVMELGETEELFQNPKNPYTHSLLSAIPEPDPTAKKERITLRGTPPSPRDPPKGCPFTTRCPMKIRPEKYQDLDADVWIAIEVFREVLRERNRAEKTLTEIAKEKLGMETRFSDIGEIREELFTDIDVPTEIREHIDTAATYVENNDEKRAREYLADEFDSICDAEKPELHAVSDTGRTSYCHRHRSEYEEPDEFTPYTER, from the coding sequence ATGAGCGAGCAAGTACAACAGGAGTCCGTCAGCGTCTCGACCGGCGAGACCCTCGTCGACGTCAACGACCTCAAGACCTACTACGACGAGGGCGGCATCATCGACTCGAACCCGGTGAAGGCGGTCGACGGCGTCAACTTCGAGATCAAGCGCGGCGAGACCCTCGGGCTGGTCGGCGAGTCGGGCTGTGGGAAGACCACGCTCGGCCGGACGCTCATCCAGCTCGAGGACGCCACGTCGGGCGAGGTGCTGTTCGACGGCACCGACGTGACCGAGCTGTCGGGCCGGGACCTCAAGGACTGGCGGCGCAACAGCCAGATGGTGTTCCAAGACCCCGACTCCAGCCTCAACGACCGGATGACCGTCGGCGAAATCGTCCGGGAACCGCTGGACGTTCACGACTGGAACACGCCCCAGGAGCGTCGCGACCGGGTCCGGGAACTGCTCGACGTGGTCGGCCTCCGGCCCGAACACTACTACCGGTACCCCCACCAGTTCTCGGGCGGCCAGCGCCAGCGCATCGGCATCGCCCGAGCGCTGGCGCTCGAACCCGAGTTCGTGGTGCTCGACGAGCCGGTGTCGGCGCTGGACGTGAGCGTGCAGGCCCAGATCCTGAACCTGCTCGAAGACCTGCAGGACGAGTTCGGGCTGACCTACCTGTTCATCGCCCACGACCTCTCGGTGGTCCGGCACATCTGCGACCGTGTCGCGGTGATGTATCTGGGCAACGTCATGGAACTGGGCGAGACCGAAGAGCTGTTCCAGAACCCCAAGAACCCCTACACCCACTCGTTGCTGTCGGCGATTCCGGAGCCCGACCCGACCGCCAAGAAAGAGCGCATCACCCTGCGCGGGACGCCGCCGAGCCCGCGCGACCCGCCGAAGGGGTGTCCGTTCACGACCCGGTGTCCGATGAAAATTCGGCCCGAGAAGTACCAGGACCTCGACGCCGACGTCTGGATCGCTATCGAGGTGTTCCGGGAAGTGCTGCGCGAGCGCAATCGCGCCGAGAAGACGCTCACGGAGATCGCCAAGGAGAAGCTCGGAATGGAGACCCGGTTCTCGGACATCGGCGAAATCCGCGAGGAGCTGTTCACCGACATCGACGTGCCGACCGAGATCCGCGAACACATCGACACCGCGGCGACGTACGTCGAGAACAACGACGAGAAGCGCGCGCGCGAGTACCTCGCCGACGAGTTCGACAGCATCTGTGACGCCGAGAAACCCGAACTCCACGCGGTGAGCGACACGGGCCGGACGAGCTACTGTCACCGGCACCGCTCGGAGTACGAGGAGCCCGACGAGTT
- a CDS encoding ABC transporter permease, protein MSRVNDDEDATIIERIQENPGPATRWLAGALALFALEAGAVVNFVTGLFGSPVDIPTLLSRDVIPNNGYQTPSGVWEETFMGLSAGQAWGVRVFLVYLYAFIVVWWCWRGYFVFRKHYRYADWTPRDDMIDRLRGHRWGQFGAIIVFMFVVMAVFAPALGPTTVERTISDPYSYHVEYYEDGELENVTVGQANLGARSQGTSDRNVGPMEYDDFGRFHPFGTIPSGKDLFTFMAAGARVSLFIGLVSIGLSGFIAASFALLTAYYKGLVDLAVVITGDSIMSLPRLLFVMLLSVVLGGSWISKIYNGGFLLALIFAGTGWPILWRAVRGPAFQVAEQEWIDAAKSFGQKPRVTMQKHMAPYIVGYLLVYASMSLGGIIVGVAGLSFLGLGISPPTPEWGRAIDMGQSYVTTASWHISFIPGVMIVLVVTAFNALGDGIRDAIDPQSEGASDSGTEAAAGTGGGA, encoded by the coding sequence ATGAGCCGAGTCAACGACGATGAGGACGCAACGATCATCGAACGCATCCAGGAGAATCCCGGACCCGCGACTCGGTGGTTGGCCGGTGCGCTGGCGCTGTTCGCGCTGGAGGCCGGTGCCGTCGTCAACTTCGTGACGGGGCTGTTCGGTTCGCCGGTCGACATCCCGACGTTGCTCTCACGCGACGTCATTCCGAACAACGGCTACCAGACTCCCTCCGGAGTGTGGGAGGAGACGTTCATGGGCCTCTCGGCCGGTCAGGCGTGGGGCGTCCGGGTCTTCCTCGTCTACCTGTACGCGTTCATCGTCGTCTGGTGGTGCTGGCGGGGATACTTCGTCTTCCGGAAGCACTACCGGTACGCCGACTGGACGCCGCGCGACGACATGATCGACCGGCTTCGGGGCCACCGCTGGGGCCAGTTCGGCGCGATAATCGTCTTCATGTTCGTGGTGATGGCGGTGTTCGCACCGGCGCTCGGTCCCACGACGGTCGAGCGGACCATCTCGGACCCGTACTCCTACCACGTCGAGTACTACGAGGACGGCGAGCTGGAGAACGTGACCGTCGGTCAGGCGAACCTCGGAGCCCGCTCGCAGGGGACCTCCGACCGGAACGTCGGACCCATGGAGTACGACGATTTCGGCCGGTTCCATCCGTTCGGCACCATACCGAGCGGGAAGGACTTATTTACCTTCATGGCGGCCGGAGCGCGGGTATCGCTGTTCATCGGTCTGGTGTCCATCGGCCTCAGCGGCTTCATCGCCGCGTCGTTCGCGCTGTTGACCGCCTACTACAAGGGGCTGGTCGACCTCGCGGTCGTCATCACGGGCGACTCGATAATGTCGCTCCCGCGGTTGCTGTTCGTGATGCTCCTATCCGTGGTGCTCGGGGGGTCGTGGATATCGAAGATATACAACGGCGGCTTCCTGTTGGCCCTCATCTTCGCGGGGACCGGGTGGCCAATCCTGTGGCGCGCGGTGCGTGGTCCGGCGTTCCAGGTGGCCGAACAGGAGTGGATCGACGCCGCCAAGAGCTTCGGTCAGAAGCCGCGGGTGACCATGCAGAAGCACATGGCACCGTACATCGTCGGCTACCTGCTGGTGTACGCGTCGATGAGTCTGGGCGGCATCATCGTCGGCGTCGCGGGCCTGTCGTTCCTCGGACTCGGCATCAGCCCGCCGACGCCCGAGTGGGGCCGCGCCATCGACATGGGCCAGTCGTACGTCACCACCGCGTCGTGGCACATCTCGTTCATCCCCGGCGTGATGATCGTGCTGGTCGTGACCGCGTTCAACGCGCTGGGCGACGGCATCCGCGACGCCATCGACCCGCAGAGCGAAGGGGCCAGCGACAGCGGCACTGAGGCCGCCGCGGGTACCGGAGGTGGTGCCTGA
- a CDS encoding ABC transporter ATP-binding protein, translating to MSQSEATETRPESEALLSVEDLQTAFFTDKETIRAVDGISFDIRRGETVGIVGESGSGKSVTARSIMGLVDTPGRVLEGSSIRFDGEELTEKTEKQYRQIRGGDIAMVFQDPLTSLNPVYSVGNQIKEALRLHQDLQGAEATEEAIDLLEAVGIPDASRRVKEYPHEFSGGMRQRAVIAMALACDPELLICDEPTTALDVTIQAQILELLDELQEERDLAIMFITHDMGVIAEVSDRVNVMYAGEIIESAPVEELFENPRHPYTEGLLNSIPGNQPGAERLETIEGDVPTPNEPATYCRFEPRCPKAFDDCTRVHPELLDVNAEAEDHTAACLLYPEDVSGEEAVELHERRGDTDEVSER from the coding sequence ATGTCCCAGAGCGAAGCGACCGAGACCCGACCCGAGAGCGAGGCTCTGCTCTCGGTCGAGGACCTCCAGACCGCGTTCTTCACCGACAAGGAGACCATCCGGGCGGTCGACGGCATCAGCTTCGACATCCGGCGGGGCGAGACGGTCGGTATCGTCGGCGAGTCGGGGTCGGGAAAGAGCGTCACCGCCCGCTCCATCATGGGGCTGGTCGACACGCCCGGCCGCGTGCTGGAGGGCAGTTCCATCCGGTTCGACGGCGAGGAACTCACCGAGAAGACCGAGAAGCAGTACCGCCAGATTCGGGGCGGGGACATCGCGATGGTGTTCCAGGACCCGCTGACGAGCCTCAATCCGGTCTACTCGGTCGGCAACCAGATCAAGGAGGCCCTGCGGCTCCATCAGGACCTGCAGGGCGCGGAGGCCACCGAGGAGGCCATCGACCTCCTCGAAGCGGTCGGCATCCCGGACGCCTCGCGGCGGGTCAAGGAGTACCCCCACGAGTTCTCGGGCGGGATGCGCCAGCGGGCCGTCATCGCGATGGCGCTGGCGTGTGACCCCGAACTGCTCATCTGCGACGAGCCGACCACCGCGCTCGACGTGACCATCCAAGCCCAGATCCTCGAACTCCTCGACGAACTCCAAGAGGAGCGCGATCTGGCCATCATGTTCATCACCCACGACATGGGCGTCATCGCGGAGGTCTCCGACCGCGTGAACGTGATGTACGCGGGCGAAATCATCGAGAGCGCGCCGGTCGAGGAGCTGTTCGAGAACCCCCGTCACCCCTACACCGAGGGGCTACTGAACTCGATTCCGGGCAACCAGCCCGGGGCCGAGCGGCTCGAAACCATCGAGGGCGACGTGCCGACCCCCAACGAACCCGCGACCTACTGCCGGTTCGAACCCCGGTGTCCGAAGGCGTTCGACGACTGCACCCGGGTCCATCCCGAACTCCTCGACGTCAACGCCGAGGCCGAGGACCACACCGCCGCTTGCCTGCTGTACCCCGAAGACGTCTCCGGGGAGGAAGCGGTCGAGTTACACGAGCGACGCGGTGACACGGACGAGGTGAGCGAACGATGA